Proteins co-encoded in one Capsicum annuum cultivar UCD-10X-F1 chromosome 9, UCD10Xv1.1, whole genome shotgun sequence genomic window:
- the LOC107842888 gene encoding neurochondrin: MEEQASSSEASSSSSSQSKPQVQPSLDDCLNLLRGKRDEQRLAGLLLVTKFWNKDDHASIRKVYDAVGPQFLHRLLLNGMGKGIDVGGNNRDVYLQLSITLLSAFCRVPQIAASENMVTKIPLIVETMSKEPGSPIIEDCYEYLFLVSTANEEGVKTLYKSGGLNVLASQLMILPDGSHMIELAMRLVQIIVSKLPSENVYSEYPTDLSMVVSAVAKQFAVLQNSLKFEALYLLSAILSNRYSAPVYDALRLMGNDVWSTNMRIGIVAILQNRVAPSHKLQALFLAECVISIVGEGWLIGEMNLTGSQVSLPADRCILLVLESSRVEIAVFLNDLAYLKYEAFKAPSNKENILLKQSNLGVAFSLVEKIIKLISSFGGEESAANAVINERTFTKLISGLNETIGVILDYLRDAKEHGQMKGNDLLAAVRVIGSYLAEAPDSCKDKVTELLAYMLSIEGEDELSPFYSIRCLLPMLCQITLKTGGCKILVSSGAFREVVGYLIALIEQINYTSEDNGSIFLACDTILNLLLKRGQIKFPLDDPSFIRLLAALSHWPEGMDDVSIIMMASSICSLILDLTSEEALLNHPDFTSGNISSLSKLIERSFGMCGQDLISDDAKAEVDLFQIITSAYSSWADRFPRIRQAIESSGSFRFRHVS; encoded by the coding sequence ATGGAAGAACAAGCTTCAAGTAGTgaggcatcatcatcatcgtcatcccAATCTAAACCTCAAGTACAACCTTCGTTAGATGATTGTTTGAATTTACTCAGAGGAAAAAGGGATGAGCAGAGGTTAGCGGGTCTACTTCTAGTTACCAAGTTTTGGAATAAAGATGACCACGCCTCCATTCGCAAGGTTTACGATGCCGTAGGACCTCAATTTCTTCACCGTCTTCTTCTAAATGGAATGGGGAAAGGAATTGATGTCGGGGGCAATAATCGTGACGTCTACTTGCAGTTGTCAATCACACTTCTTTCAGCATTTTGTAGGGTTCCCCAGATTGCAGCTTCTGAAAATATGGTTACTAAGATTCCTCTCATTGTAGAGACAATGTCGAAAGAACCAGGATCACCCATCATTGAAGACTGCTATGAATATTTGTTTTTGGTCTCAACGGCTAATGAAGAAGGGGTTAAAACATTGTACAAATCTGGTGGCTTGAATGTGTTAGCTTCACAATTGATGATTCTACCAGATGGGTCTCATATGATTGAACTTGCTATGAGACTTGTGCAAATCATTGTAAGTAAGCTACCCTCAGAAAATGTTTATTCTGAGTATCCAACTGACCTGTCAATGGTGGTGTCTGCAGTGGCAAAGCAGTTTGCTGTACTGCAGAATTCACTGAAGTTTGAAGCACTTTACCTCCTATCAGCTATCCTGTCCAACAGATATTCTGCACCTGTATATGATGCTCTTCGCTTAATGGGAAATGACGTTTGGTCGACAAACATGCGGATTGGTATTGTGGCCATCTTGCAAAATCGAGTTGCGCCTTCACATAAGCTTCAGGCCCTTTTTCTGGCTGAGTGTGTCATATCAATTGTCGGTGAAGGGTGGCTTATTGGGGAGATGAACTTGACTGGCTCTCAGGTTTCCCTGCCTGCTGACCGGTGTATTCTGcttgttttggagtcatcaaggGTTGAAATTGCTGTTTTTCTAAATGACCTGGCATACCTAAAATATGAAGCCTTCAAGGCGCCCTCAAATAAAGAGAACATTCTTCTGAAGCAGAGCAATCTTGGTGTAGCCTTCTCTTtggttgaaaaaataattaaacttatTTCTAGTTTTGGTGGAGAAGAGTCAGCTGCCAATGCTGTTATCAATGAGAGAACTTTCACAAAACTCATTTCTGGGCTCAATGAGACAATTGGTGTCATTTTGGACTATCTACGAGATGCTAAGGAGCATGGACAGATGAAAGGTAATGATCTTCTAGCGGCAGTGCGAGTAATCGGAAGCTATCTTGCAGAAGCGCCAGATTCATGTAAAGATAAGGTCACAGAACTCCTAGCTTATATGCTTTCAATTGAAGGGGAAGATGAATTGAGTCCTTTTTATTCCATCCGTTGTTTGCTTCCAATGCTGTGTCAAATAACTCTTAAGACTGGAGGATGCAAAATTTTAGTTTCCTCAGGTGCATTTAGAGAAGTTGTTGGTTACCTCATTGCTTTGATTGAACAAATCAACTATACATCTGAGGATAATGGTTCTATATTCTTGGCTTGCGATACAATTTTGAATCTTCTTCTAAAGCGGGGGCAAATTAAATTTCCCTTAGATGATCCCAGTTTTATCAGACTTTTAGCAGCATTATCACATTGGCCAGAGGGTATGGATGATGTATCTATTATCATGATGGCATCAAGCATCTGTTCACTAATACTTGATTTGACATCAGAGGAAGCTCTTCTAAATCATCCAGACTTCACTAGTGGTAATATTAGTAGTCTGTCGAAGCTCATTGAACGAAGCTTTGGGATGTGTGGTCAGGACTTGATATCTGATGATGCTAAAGCTGAAGTAGATCTTTTTCAGATAATTACCTCAGCGTATTCATCATGGGCTGATCGGTTTCCTCGCATTAGACAAGCTATCGAGAGCTCAGGGTCTTTTCGATTTCGACATGTTTCATAG